In a genomic window of Wyeomyia smithii strain HCP4-BCI-WySm-NY-G18 chromosome 1, ASM2978416v1, whole genome shotgun sequence:
- the LOC129717314 gene encoding uncharacterized protein LOC129717314 translates to MYEQFIEEYLRLGHMREVTDDDESTAPQYYIPHHYVLRPDSSTTKLRVVFDASCTTSSGISLNDSLLIGPTVQDDLLAIVLRFRLHRYAVVADIEKMYRMVRVQPGDWRLQRIFWRANRNEFIRIFELQTVTYGTASAPYLATKCLKRLAELDGSKYPAAAKVLAEDFYVDDMMSGTDSIDEGVRLCASMQALLNGGGFTLRKWSSNCPAILEQIPDGFKDDRTSFELDEWSATIKTLGLIWEPRLDCFKFRIPEWNSSEICKRTVVSDLAKVFDPLGLVGPIVITAKIFVQSLWKQKVSWDETLAHELKMQWNEFRHGLENLVNLKVPRWIAFNNDCRTVELHGFCDASTVAYGACIYLRCTHHDESVTSHLIAAKSRVAPLEDMKKRKKKQSIPRLELSSALLLTHLSEKVVSSLKISARQHYWTDSMIVRYWLASVPSRWQVFVANRVSEIQHATKNGRWSHVPGTDNPADVLSRGTTAEQLIHDKLWWGGPQWLQGDETAWPQSVDISEANFATSLLEEHSAVCTVAHVSPPNEIFSLKSSLTSLVRLVAWFLRIKHNCCKGNRDNRWSGQLTFIERETSLLHLVKLAQHERFGQEIKDLLQKTEVKPTSRINSLCPKILDGIVRVGGRLANAQISTGRRHPIILDKDHPLTELIVLHYHHKLLHAGQQLLIASVRERFWPLSIRNLARKIIHRCVFCFRVKPTVHEQLMADLPSECVTPAPPFLRVGVDYCGPFQTNYANRKKGPLKCYAAIFVCLVTKAVHIELVANLTTSAFIAAFKRFVARRGKPSIVMCDNGKNFVGAKRELDELRKVFLTQRSQEQIVS, encoded by the coding sequence ATGTATGAGCAGTTCATTGAAGAATATTTGCGATTGGGTCACATGAGAGAGGTGACGGATGACGATGAATCAACAGCCCCACAGTATTATATACCGCACCATTACGTGCTTCGGCCTGACAGTTCAACCACAAAACTGCGCGTGGTATTTGACGCATCATGCACCACCAGCAGTGGCATTTCTCTCAATGATTCTCTTTTGATCGGTCCAACGGTGCAAGATGATTTGCTTGCAATTGTTTTGCGATTTAGGCTACATCGGTATGCTGTTGTCGCCGACATCGAAAAAATGTACCGCATGGTACGAGTTCAGCCCGGCGATTGGCGGCTGCAACGAATATTTTGGCGAGCGAATCGGAATGAATTTATTCGCATTTTTGAACTTCAAACCGTCACTTACGGGACAGCGTCAGCACCGTATTTGGCGACGAAATGCTTGAAACGCCTAGCAGAACTCGACGGAAGCAAGTATCCAGCAGCAGCGAAGGTACTGGCGGAAGATTTTTATGTCGATGATATGATGTCCGGAACTGATAGCATCGACGAAGGTGTGCGGCTGTGCGCCAGTATGCAAGCACTATTGAACGGAGGTGGATTCACACTGCGTAAGTGGAGTTCTAATTGTCCTGCCATACTAGAACAGATACCAGACGGATTCAAAGATGATCGCACGTCATTTGAGTTGGATGAATGGAGTGCCACAATAAAAACACTAGGGCTCATCTGGGAGCCCCGTCTAGATTGCTTTAAATTCAGGATTCCTGAGTGGAATTCTTCAGAAATTTGTAAGCGTACTGTCGTGTCTGACCTGGCAAAGGTTTTCGATCCGCTTGGACTAGTTGGCCCGATTGTCATCACAGCAAAAATATTCGTCCAATCCCTCTGGAAGCAGAAGGTTTCGTGGGACGAAACACTTGCACATGAGCTCAAAATGCAGTGGAACGAATTTCGGCATGGCTTGGAGAATCTAGTTAATTTGAAGGTACCGCGGTGGATTGCATTCAACAACGACTGTCGCACAGTTGAGCTACACGGGTTTTGCGATGCATCGACAGTGGCCTACGGGGCTTGCATTTACTTGCGATGCACACATCACGACGAAAGCGTTACATCGCACCTGATTGCCGCGAAATCAAGAGTCGCACCGCTTGAGGATATGAAAAAGCGAAAGAAAAAGCAATCTATTCCACGTTTAGAGCTGTCGTCTGCCTTACTACTGACACATTTGAGTGAGAAGGTGGTTAGCAGTTTGAAGATTTCGGCCCGTCAACATtattggacagattcaatgatAGTGCGATATTGGCTTGCATCGGTTCCATCGCGTTGGCAAGTGTTTGTGGCCAACCGAGTGTCCGAAATCCAGCACGCAACTAAAAATGGAAGGTGGAGTCATGTCCCAGGTACAGATAACCCAGCCGATGTTCTTTCGCGTGGCACTACAGCCGAACAACTGATACACGATAAGCTGTGGTGGGGCGGACCACAGTGGCTGCAAGGAGATGAAACTGCGTGGCCGCAGAGTGTGGACATCTCTGAAGCAAACTTCGCAACTTCTCTACTAGAAGAACATTCTGCTGTTTGTACGGTAGCTCATGTATCTCCCCCAAATGAGATATTTAGTTTGAAATCGTCGTTAACAAGCTTGGTACGACTCGTGGCATGGTTTCTGAGAATCAAACACAACTGTTGCAAGGGCAATCGCGATAACCGATGGTCTGGACAGTTAACGTTCATCGAAAGAGAAACATCGCTTCTTCATCTCGTAAAATTGGCTCAGCACGAGCGTTTCGGACAAGAAATCAAGGATTTGCTACAAAAAACCGAAGTTAAACCGACATCCCGCATTAATTCACTCTGCCCAAAAATCCTGGATGGTATAGTTCGCGTCGGCGGCCGGCTTGCGAATGCGCAGATTTCAACCGGAAGACGACATCCGATAATTTTGGACAAAGATCACCCGCTAACTGAACTTATCGTATTGCACTACCATCATAAGCTGCTACACGCAGGGCAACAGCTGCTCATTGCCAGTGTTCGAGAGCGATTCTGGCCATTGAGCATCCGCAATCTCGCCCGCAAAATCATTCACCGTTGCGTCTTTTGCTTTCGAGTCAAACCAACTGTGCACGAGCAATTGATGGCTGATCTACCCTCAGAATGCGTGACACCTGCCCCACCGTTTTTACGTGTTGGTGTCGACTACTGCGGACCGTTCCAGACAAATTACGCAAATCGCAAGAAGGGTCCGCTAAAATGCTATGCTGCTATTTTTGTATGCCTCGTTACCAAAGCAGTTCACATCGAATTGGTTGCGAATTTGACGACATCCGCATTTATAGCTGCTTTTAAACGGTTTGTGGCGAGACGAGGTAAACCGTCGATCGTCATGTGCGATAACGGCAAGAACTTTGTGGGAGCTAAGCGTGAACTAGATGAACTGCGCAAGGTTTTTCTCACTCAGCGATCGCAAGAGCAAATTGTCTCATAA
- the LOC129717315 gene encoding uncharacterized protein LOC129717315, protein MSNSELRKLTRQERQLHNVMDTMKEFVQNYREERDKSSLQIRIKKLDEVYDLYCEIRTRIELLLEDTDAGEEFVDPDESEEAHLSRMAVNKETRERENRMHLKNFVSEYFLLKQSLADLISRNAVNSANIVPTPNVNQHHFPASMMRVKLPELKLPTFSGNLRDWMTFRDTFKNLIADNAQLSDVDKFTYLRTSLSGEALQEIGSIELTANNYSIAWRALESRYENKKLLVKSHLDALLAVDQMKRENFESLNHVISEFDKHLQMLSKLGEDTVSWSTILAHLLASKLDNTTLRLWETEHRSRDVPRYTVMLEFLKNHCIVLQSVAPRQFQSIESRKLQRVGSSYTGTPTACPFCSDERHQGFQCTKFKTMKVVDRRNAVKNARLCFNCLSRGHVSKLCTRSSCKICGQRHHTMLHQGSAQIDSNSLVPQPPRPQTNPKNPHTTQTQTTSQTQKQTRNQTPQQDTLQRSSSPVATSSMHVQTPLATNTTTSHNAALTVSEIKAPRSILLATALIIIEDHFGNSTFARALLDSGSQLCFISENLSQRLKFKRYRENLSISGIGQAIKKCKQSVIARVRSRVSHFVEDETFYVLPQVTQTLPLARINLTGMELPNDINLADPKFYEPGSIDIIIGAGLFYDILSADKINLGSDGPSVQNTLFGWIVCGKISDDSDTLNLLLLIRAANG, encoded by the coding sequence ATGTCTAATAGCGAGCTGCGCAAATTAACACGGCAGGAGCGACAACTGCACAATGTAATGGACACCATGAAGGAATTCGTTCAAAATTACAGAGAAGAGCGAGACAAGAGTTCTTTACAGATTcgtataaaaaagttagatgagGTTTATGATCTGTACTGTGAAATTCGGACGCGAATAGAGCTGCTTCTAGAAGATACCGATGCTGGAGAGGAGTTCGTAGATCCCGATGAGTCGGAAGAGGCACATCTCAGCAGAATGGCGGTGAATAAAGAAACACGGGAGCGGGAAAATCGAATGCACCTGAAAAACTTCGTGAGTGAATATTTCTTGTTGAAACAGTCGTTGGCAGATCTTATTTCACGAAACGCAGTGAATTCCGCCAACATTGTTCCCACCCCGAACGTGAATCAGCATCACTTCCCTGCTTCAATGATGCGCGTTAAACTTCCAGAGCTAAAACTACCAACGTTTAGTGGAAACTTGCGCGATTGGATGACGTTCAGAGATACATTCAAGAACCTGATAGCAGACAATGCGCAACTTTCCGACGTGGACAAATTTACCTATCTTCGCACGTCATTGTCCGGAGAAGCGCTACAAGAAATAGGATCGATCGAATTAACAGCGAACAACTATTCGATAGCCTGGAGAGCATTGGAATCGCGATACGAAAATAAGAAATTATTGGTCAAATCTCATCTCGACGCCCTGTTAGCGGtggatcaaatgaaaagggaaaacTTTGAATCACTGAACCACGTCATTAGTGAATTCGACAAGCATCTGCAAATGCTGAGCAAACTAGGAGAGGACACTGTATCATGGAGCACGATTTTGGCTCACCTGCTGGCTAGCAAACTGGACAACACTACTCTGCGTTTGTGGGAAACTGAACATCGATCGCGTGACGTCCCAAGGTACACTGTCATGTTGGAATTCCTAAAAAACCATTGCATTGTATTACAATCGGTAGCACCAAGACAATTTCAATCAATTGAATCGCGAAAATTGCAGCGCGTTGGGAGCAGCTACACAGGTACACCAACAGCCTGTCCATTCTGTAGTGATGAGAGACATCAGGGATTTCAGTGCACGAAATTTAAGACAATGAAGGTAGTGGACAGAAGAAACGCAGTTAAAAATGCCCGGCTATGCTTCAACTGCTTATCACGAGGACACGTATCCAAGCTCTGCACTAGGAGTTCTTGCAAAATATGTGGACAGCGGCATCACACGATGCTGCATCAAGGTTCAGCTCAGATTGATAGTAATTCTCTAGTTCCACAGCCACCGCGACCGCAAACGAATCCGAAGAACCCACACACGACACAGACACAAACAACCTCACAAACACAAAAACAAACACGCAATCAAACTCCTCAGCAAGACACCCTGCAACGATCATCCAGTCCTGTTGCCACCTCAAGCATGCATGTACAAACGCCACTCGCCACAAACACAACCACAAGTCACAATGCTGCTCTAACTGTTAGTGAAATTAAAGCACCACGATCGATATTACTCGCAACGGCACTCATAATCATCGAAGATCACTTCGGAAACTCAACGTTCGCCAGAGCCTTACTTGATAGCGGCTCTCAGCTCTGTTTTATCTCGGAGAACTTGTCTCAAAGGCTTAAGTTCAAACGATATCGTGAAAATCTCTCTATCAGTGGAATTGGGCAAGCAATCAAAAAATGCAAACAATCTGTTATCGCCCGAGTCCGCTCTCGAGTGTCCCACTTCGTTGAAGATGAAACGTTTTACGTGCTGCCACAAGTAACACAAACTCTACCCCttgctagaataaatctcaCCGGTATGGAATTGCCAAATGACATTAACCTCGCAGACCCAAAATTCTACGAGCCAGGCTCGATAGACATCATCATCGGAGCGGGATTATTTTACGACATACTGTCAGCAGACAAGATCAACCTTGGAAGTGATGGTCCATCTGTGCAAAATACTCTTTTTGGGTGGATAGTTTGTGGGAAAATTTCGGATGATTCAGACACGCTCAACCTGTTACTGCTAATACGTGCAGCGAACGGTTAG